Proteins encoded in a region of the Bacteroidota bacterium genome:
- a CDS encoding serine hydrolase, which produces MDVRFLFLAALLLGQAHAQYNPPARATRPPETVEELFPGADAAWARQQLDSLSLEEKIGQLFMVAAFTDAVQYNIPQVEKLVREQRIGGVMFMQGGPMRQVAALNRLQRSSRLPLMVGMDAEWGLGMRLDSTLSFPRNMTLGAIENDSLLYQYGRIMAGQCRALGVHVSFAPVVDVNYSARNPVINDRSFGQDRHLVARKALMLMQGMQDHGVMASAKHFPGHGDTDSDSHYTLPFIRHSRQRLDSIEVYPFSQLIHHGVQSVMVAHLYVPALDNTPNLPTTLSPRVVGRMLRDSLGFRGLVFTDAMNMGGVARYYQAGEAELMALKAGNDVLLYPRDVPKAIAYIRRAILEDSTYTQAELDAHVYRILLAKAWMGLPKNRYASYEAARAAIADPAAIALRDELYAQAVSLVKNDLLPVPIGKLNRRMAYVQIGYNRGTPFYETLKTYAPFDFFLLDRYSRRATLDSVLRVLKDYDVIVTGLFEMSRYAFRHYGITPTILTYCDSVSAWDAQSILVHFNNPYALQYLQDHRAVIAAYEEAPAAQVAAAEIVMGSRQPTGLMPVVLPDKFSMGFSYVNEGERFRTARPDEAGMDPATLDKIEPLVQDLIRKRAMPGCAIMALRNNNIVYNRAFGYHTYQREVPVDSYASLFDLASVTKVVATTVCAMKLWEEKKLTLDAPVHAYLPEVTGAVGDISIRELLQHNSGLVAWIPFYLQTVKDGVRDPAVYDTLPLASYPVQIGTQLWLNKDYPDSIWHQIIRQPVNKAQGYKYSDLNMIILKRVMERITNQSLEDYATHTFYQPLGMNNTLFNPAWKGRAADCPPTVEDRKYRFERVQGYVNDECASLLGGYSGHAGLFSNPYDLAKLLLMLRNGGEYGGERYLEPGTIRYFTSQSTQLPSSRRGLGWDKPDKRPGYISPASDYATASAYGHLGFTGTCVWVDPEADLIYILLANRTYPDSENNTFLYENVRGKVADLLYESIRNARTP; this is translated from the coding sequence ATGGATGTGCGATTTTTATTTCTTGCTGCCCTGCTCCTGGGCCAGGCGCACGCGCAGTACAATCCCCCTGCGCGGGCCACTCGCCCGCCCGAGACGGTGGAGGAGCTATTCCCCGGCGCCGATGCCGCTTGGGCGCGGCAGCAGCTGGATAGCCTGAGCCTGGAGGAGAAGATTGGCCAGCTGTTTATGGTGGCAGCCTTTACCGATGCGGTGCAGTACAACATACCACAGGTGGAGAAGCTGGTGCGCGAGCAGCGCATTGGTGGCGTTATGTTTATGCAGGGGGGGCCTATGCGCCAGGTGGCGGCGCTAAACCGCCTGCAGCGTAGCAGCAGGCTGCCACTTATGGTGGGTATGGATGCTGAGTGGGGCCTGGGTATGCGGCTGGACAGCACCCTCAGCTTTCCCCGAAACATGACACTGGGTGCCATAGAGAATGACTCGCTGCTCTACCAGTATGGCCGCATAATGGCTGGCCAGTGCAGGGCGCTGGGGGTGCATGTCAGCTTTGCCCCCGTGGTGGACGTGAACTACAGCGCACGCAACCCGGTGATCAACGACCGCTCTTTTGGGCAGGATCGACACCTGGTGGCCCGCAAGGCCCTGATGCTGATGCAGGGTATGCAGGATCATGGTGTTATGGCATCGGCCAAGCACTTCCCCGGCCACGGCGATACCGACAGCGATAGCCACTACACGCTGCCCTTCATCCGGCACAGTCGCCAGCGCCTGGATAGCATAGAGGTCTATCCTTTTAGCCAGCTCATCCACCACGGGGTACAGTCGGTTATGGTAGCCCACTTGTATGTACCCGCCCTGGATAACACCCCAAACCTGCCCACTACCCTAAGCCCCAGGGTGGTAGGCCGCATGCTGCGCGATTCGCTGGGGTTCCGGGGCCTCGTCTTTACCGATGCCATGAATATGGGCGGGGTAGCCCGCTACTACCAGGCAGGCGAGGCCGAGCTGATGGCCCTGAAAGCCGGAAACGATGTGCTGCTGTATCCACGCGATGTGCCCAAGGCTATTGCCTACATCCGCAGGGCTATCCTGGAAGACAGCACCTATACCCAGGCCGAACTGGATGCCCATGTGTACCGGATCCTGCTGGCCAAGGCATGGATGGGCCTGCCGAAAAACCGCTATGCCAGCTACGAGGCGGCACGTGCCGCCATTGCCGACCCGGCAGCCATAGCCCTGCGCGATGAACTGTATGCCCAGGCGGTAAGCCTGGTGAAGAATGACCTGCTGCCCGTGCCCATAGGCAAGCTGAACCGACGCATGGCCTATGTACAGATTGGCTACAACCGAGGCACGCCCTTCTATGAAACGCTGAAAACCTATGCGCCCTTTGACTTCTTCCTGCTAGACCGCTACAGCCGCCGCGCTACCCTGGATAGCGTGCTGCGGGTACTAAAAGACTATGACGTTATCGTAACCGGCCTCTTCGAGATGAGCCGCTATGCCTTCCGCCACTATGGCATTACGCCCACCATCCTTACCTATTGCGACTCTGTATCGGCCTGGGATGCACAGAGCATTCTGGTACACTTCAATAATCCCTATGCGCTGCAGTACCTGCAAGATCATCGTGCTGTGATAGCGGCCTATGAGGAAGCCCCGGCGGCCCAGGTAGCCGCGGCCGAGATTGTGATGGGTAGCCGGCAGCCCACGGGCCTGATGCCGGTGGTGCTGCCCGATAAGTTCTCCATGGGTTTCAGCTATGTAAATGAGGGCGAGCGGTTCCGAACCGCCCGGCCCGATGAGGCGGGTATGGACCCCGCTACCCTGGACAAGATTGAACCCCTGGTGCAAGACCTGATTCGCAAACGGGCGATGCCAGGCTGCGCCATTATGGCCCTGCGGAACAATAACATTGTATACAACCGCGCTTTTGGCTACCACACCTACCAGCGCGAGGTACCGGTAGACAGTTATGCCAGCCTGTTCGACCTGGCCTCGGTAACCAAGGTGGTGGCTACTACCGTGTGTGCCATGAAGCTGTGGGAAGAGAAAAAGCTGACGCTGGACGCACCGGTGCACGCCTACCTGCCAGAGGTAACCGGAGCCGTGGGCGATATTTCCATCCGCGAGCTGCTACAGCACAATAGCGGCCTGGTGGCCTGGATTCCCTTTTACCTACAGACCGTAAAGGATGGCGTGCGCGACCCCGCCGTATACGACACCCTCCCCTTGGCCAGCTACCCTGTGCAGATAGGTACGCAGCTGTGGCTGAACAAAGATTATCCAGACTCCATCTGGCACCAGATCATCCGCCAACCCGTGAACAAGGCCCAGGGCTACAAATACAGCGACCTGAATATGATTATCCTGAAGCGGGTTATGGAGCGTATTACCAACCAGAGCCTGGAGGACTATGCTACGCATACTTTTTACCAGCCGCTGGGCATGAACAATACCCTGTTTAACCCAGCCTGGAAGGGGCGTGCCGCAGACTGCCCCCCTACAGTAGAAGACCGGAAGTATCGCTTCGAGCGGGTGCAGGGCTATGTGAATGACGAGTGCGCCAGCCTGCTAGGTGGCTACAGTGGCCACGCGGGCCTCTTTAGCAACCCCTACGACCTGGCCAAACTGCTGCTTATGCTCCGAAACGGCGGCGAGTATGGCGGCGAACGTTATTTGGAGCCCGGCACTATCCGCTACTTCACCAGCCAGAGTACGCAGCTGCCCAGTAGCCGCCGGGGGCTTGGCTGGGATAAGCCCGATAAGAGACCTGGCTACATTAGCCCTGCCAGCGACTACGCCACGGCCAGTGCCTACGGCCACCTGGGTTTTACGGGCACCTGCGTATGGGTAGACCCCGAGGCAGACCTGATCTACATCTTGCTGGCCAACCGAACCTATCCGGATAGCGAAAACAACACCTTCCTGTATGAGAACGTGCGGGGAAAGGTGGCCGACCTGCTGTACGAGAGCATCCGCAATGCGCGCACACCCTAG